The Moorena producens PAL-8-15-08-1 genomic interval CTCCTGTTCAATCCCATTCAGAGTTTGACTGACAGCTACAGCTTGTTGTGAGGGATCAATCAGGTTTTTGCTCTTGCGAAATTGCTCTAGCTGTTGTTCAGCTTGCTCAAGATCCTTACGAGCTTTTGGCAACTGCTGATTGATAAAAGCAAGACCTTTATTCAAGCGCATTTCCTGCTGCTCTAGGTTGTAATCTTGATAAACCTTTTGAATAGCTTGCAGTACTTTTTGAGTTTTAATCCGGTCATTGCTGGTGTAGACCGCTTGAAATACCTTAGTTTCAGTTTTACCCTGCAGTACTTGAGCTAATCTTAAGGAGCCTCTAATATCACGGATTGTGATATCTGGGTAGTCATCACGAAGCAAATCCACTGCTCGTTGAATCAATTCAGAACTACCCATCAGCTGTAACTGAGTAGCATAATCGATATCAACAGTGGACTCAGTAAACTGACTCTCTATTCCTCGTGTTTTATCTATATAATTAGGCTCCACCAACAGCTGTAGAGAGCTGATATAATTCGGCTCTTTCTTGATAGTGAGATAGAAGGCAATCGGCAAGCTTGTCAACAGTACACTTATAATCCACAAGCGTCTGCGCCACAAAACTGCCAACAGTTGGCCATACCCTGCATCTGTTTCAGCTGCTGCGTTTAAATCAAGTTCCTTCATGGGATTTTAGATTAATGATTGACAAGTTTGGATTGGATTTTTAATTGATATCAAGTCCAGTGAATCAAGTCTAAACTAGTCCTGGGATGATTAGTAATCGGTTTAGATAAAATCCTGTTAATCACGTTCTTAATCTTCCCTAGGGTTTTGTATTTTTTTATTTAAAAAAAGTTAATTTAAAATTAACTATTAACCCTTGAAAATTGGTTGTTGAAATATGACCAATCTCTTAGCAGTAAAATTATCCAGGATACCTGCAACAAATTTTACCTACCTTTTGGTAATAGGGACTTAGGAATTGGAGTCTGATTACCCATTACTCATTACCCATTACCAATGAACCGACAATCATAGGTTGCATCCCTTTTAGATAAAGGGTATAAAAAGAAGTAGTCAACCGGATCTGATATTATCTATTACCCATTACCAGTCACCCGAGCAGGACTATATTGATTAGTCCACCAGATTTTATCTGATGATTTTGGACTATCGACTCGTATAAATCCCAGGAAATCAACGAAAAAATCCAAAATCCAAAATCTAAAATCTAAAATCAGCCCAGCCACTATCCTGTCACCTAGCTAAAGTGGGAACCTTGGCTGAATGGGGTAAGGAATAGCTCACATTGACAGGCTGTCCCCTGACGGTTTTATCAATAATTTGCCCAACTGTGTTAAAGAAAACGTCTTCAGTGAAATGACTCAGGGCATGGTCTCGGATTTTGGCATAATTCCAGGGAATTTCCCTAGCCTCAAGTAGTGCAGCTTGGAGTGCTTCTGGTGTTTGCCGTTTAAAAAACACCCCTGTGGTCCCTGGTATCTGAGTATCCAAAACACCACCTGCACCATAGGCAATTACTGGGGTACCACTGGCGTTGGCTTCGATTGGCACTAAACCGTAATCTTCTAAAGCCGCCACGATCACCCCACGAGCTTTTGCCATCAAATGACAACGCTGTCTATCGCTGACGTATCCCAAGAATCGAATATTGTCCAAGGCTTTAGATTCTAGACGCTCTCGCTCTGGACCATCACCAGATATTAATAAAGGCCAACCTAGCCAATTAAACGCCTCGATAATCAGATCGATACGCTTGTAACCCAGTAAACGAGATGATACTAGGTAAAAGTCTTCCTTTTGGTCGGAAAACACAAATTTATGGCTATTAATTGGATAGTTCACTGTCATGGCTGGCTTACCATAAATATTCTGGATACGCCGAGCGACAGTGGTCGAGTTAGCAATGTAAAGGTCTGGCTCCTGGGCATAGTCCAGGTCTACTTTTCTGATCAACTGGAAGACTTGATCAATTACAGGAGAAAACGCTCTATATTCTCCATACTCCTTGAGGTAAGTTTGCGTATCCCACAAAAAACGGGTGACATTGTGGCAAAAGCACACATGCTTGGCTCCTAATTTTTTCTTGACCGCCTTTGCGAAGCTTGAACAACTACTGATAATCAAATCGTAATTTTCTAAATCCAAGGCTCGAAAAGCTGGATAGTAAAACGGAGCCAAGAGTCTGAAGTATTTCGTTGACCCTGGAATGTTCTGAAGTCCGGTGGTATGCACTAGGCGCTCACCTAGGTCAATGGTGTTCTGGGCATCATACAAGGATGTGAATACATCAGCACTAGGGAAGCGCTTACAAAGCAGTTCAAATACCCGTTCTGCTCCACCTTTTTGCGTTAGATAATCATGAACTAGGGCAACTTTCATGCTTGTTTACTGGAAAACCTATTCCTAGAGAATACTCTTATCTATTTACCATTATATTTAATTTATATCCGGAATTTTACCGAGTTTTTTTCATACTAAACGGCTCCATTATTTTTCGACAACAAGATAAAAAAGGTTTTTATAATGAGCTTAAGGTCATACATTAAGCTCCAGTTTCGTTGGTAGCGTAAATCCAGTTTAATGATATCTGCAAAATCCCGAACTTGCGATCGCCCATGCACCTGCCACTCTCCAGTCATTCCAGGTTTAACATTCAACCGTTGCCACTCTGGAACCTCATAGATGTCCACTTCCTTAGGTACCGGTGGTCTAGTACCCACCAAACTCATTTCACCTTTAATGACATTCCAGAACTGGGGTAGTTCATCCAAACTAGTTTTCCTCAAAAACCGACCCACCCTGGTGATTCTAGGGTCATTTTCGTTTTTGAATATCTTGGCATCCTTAGATTGATTTTGAACGCTATCTTTCTGGGCTTCCGCATCAGTATACATCGAGCGGAATTTCCAGATCCGAAATCCCTTACCCATCCAACCACAGCGAATTTGACTAAAGAAGATTGGGCCAGGACTATCGAGTTTAATTGCGATCGCAATGGGAATAAATAATATGGCCGTAATTCCTAAACCTACTATTCCCCCCAGTATATCTAAGCATCGCTTAGCCCAAGAGCGTGTAGATGGGTGAGTTGTGGGTAACTTAGCCTTTGACCAATTGACAGCTATTGTTGTCGGGTTATATGAGGGGTCTAGAATTAATTTTTTGTCTAGCCCAGTCATGACCAATACAGCCATAACTGGAGGATTTATACCCCTTAGTATTAGTGAAACTCCGTTTTCCTGAGTGATTTTGTGATTCCTTACTAAGGCACCAATGCCGCTACTATCGATAAAATCTGTCTGACTCAAGTCGGCAATGATCAGTTTAGGACAATAAGGTTTTTGAAGAAGCTGATCACAGGTTTCTTGAAATTTTATTGCTTCGAGTCTGCTCATGCGGATCGGTAACTGCACTACAGCAGCTTCATTGATTAACCCTGCCTGGCTAGAAGTTTTTAACCTTGACTGCATCATGATGAACTAGGAATTATAATGTCGATTAACTCGTCACTTTTTATAGAGTAGATTTAAACTATGTAGGAATTGTGTAGAAAGTTTCGCAATCCTATGAACACCCTAGGTTTTAACCGTACCTAAACCTACGTATTCTCTGCCCTTGATTGAGGCAAGTCTCGACTTTTGATTACTATTTAAATTTTGGCGCAAGGGTTACTTTAACGTACTGTTTTTTTCTAAAACGATTAATTAGTCAACCCTAATGCATGGCTGAAATGTTCCTATTAGAAAAAAAAGGTTACCTCTCACTTAATTATTGACGGAGTAATAGGTAGACTTCACAGGGTTAATTAACCTACAGTAAAAATAAAAAATGGATAAAAAATCACCATTTATATTTTTATCTTGTTACCATATAATTAACCATTTAGTATTACTCATTTGTCAGCAGTGACGTTGAGCAATTAATGTTCTGTGTAATCCCGGATGAATGACTAATACAACTTTCACGAGTTTTTCATAAAATCCTGACAGAGCTAAAAATTTTTGATGAATTTTTCTTAAAGACGCTAAATATACCTGAGGTCAATTGCCACATCCGTCTTGAGACTGATGACTTGGATGGTGGCAGCGAGTATCACTCAGTCTAATGGCCTAAGGCTAAAGCTTTGGGCTACACCAAGCAACTCCATCTAGGTGGACTAATTTTGTATAGCGCTATAGATTTTTAGGACTTACCTAGGGACTATACCTGTAGGGTCTCGCTTCGGACTCTACTAAGCTGTCACACATTTAAATTGTATTTAATGTATTTAAATTGTGAAGAGGCGCGCTGATAGGGAGATGGGGAGATGGGGAGATGGGGAGATGGGGAGATGAGACACCAGCTTTTGCACAAGTGGATCGAGGGGAAATTTAAATGCTTATTAGCTTACATAAGCGCGTTTGTTGCCCAGTTTTGCCTAAGTCCTGTTTTTGCTACTGTGGGCGAATTAACTACGAGTCTGACCCCCATACCATCTGTAGGAGCAATTGTGTAAGCTTTTCAAACTTCCCTCTGTTCCCTCCCTTCCCCATAATTTGCTGTGGGCAGCTTTAGTCATGATTGAGGTAAGGACGTTCCCATTCAATTCCTAACTCAGAAAATTGTTGGCGGATGGCGTTGAGGCGCTCCTCTGGAGTGTTATTACCGTTTTGCCAAGCCTGCATTAAACCATTCGCTACAATTTGGCAGCGGTTCATGCCAAAACTTTCTTGAGAGGTAAATTTTTTGGTTGGTTCTTCGGCAAAACTCAATCCCGGTGCCAAAAACTTGGTGAATAAAGGCACTTCTGGGCGAAAATGGCAGCGGTTTGGTAGATATATGGTTTGCATCACCCCAAAGACCACTTCAGAATCACAGCGCTCAAAGTAGAGTACTCCGCAGTCATGGCGTTTGTATTCCGATGGATTGTATAGAACTTTAAATGTGAAAGGAATTGCTGCTGCATTCAAATATTTTGTCATGCTATCCATGACAGCAATGGCTCCATCTGGTGTCAGATTAAAATAGATTCGCCCTGTTTTAGAATCGATATCACCATTGCCCTGTCGCTCTTGACCAACATTACCCACTGCTACATAAAAGCCGTTTTGCATCAAATTTTTGGGCATCCGTATGGCAACAATACTGCCGATGGAAGCATATTTTTCTTCAGATTTGAGATGAATCTCCCGTTCAATATGCATAGTCAAACTACCTTTGGTGACGGCTATTGAACCATCGCTTTCTTCTGAGATTACCTGCCAATTGGCATCAAAGTAGCCTGTGCCTTGATTTTTGGCGTGGAGTTGTTGGTAAAAATCTAGGTCTATTCCCAGCAGGGTATTGTTCTCTAAGTTTTGATGGGGTGCTATATCGGCTGAATTGGTGTGAAGTGCCAGGGGAGTGCGCAGATAGCCATTGTAATAAATGCCGTAGAGGAAATTTCTCAGCAGTAAGCTGAGATACTTATGCTGTATGTCTTGAGGGAGTTGCTGAAAGCGGGCTACTGTTTCATCAGCTATGGTGAAGGGTTGATAGTTGGGATGGTTGATACAAAAATTGGACTGGATTTCAATGTTTTTAACAATATCTTCCAGAGCTGCTTGCTGTTGATTGGGAAAAGGGTTGTCGAATAGCATCGTAATTTAAATTAAAATTAGATGAGGTCTAAATAGCAGTTTTCAATTGACAATTCACAGGTATCTTCAAAACCCTTTTCTAGGGGATTACCGGATTTGATATCAGTTGTGATTCTGAGATCCCAAAAACTGTTGGCACAGATTGTTGTGGTCGGCAGAGTAGACTTTTGGCAACCTGGAGCATACAGATTCCAGTATTATCAAAGGATTTCTGATAGTAAATCATTGCCTGAATTTGGTAAATCAGTGCCAAACCGGTAAACTGAACTACTCGTTTAAGCCAGTTGGGACGAGCCGACTCAATCCCGGGAAAAGCGGTAAGATAGGCTTGGGTTAGAGCAGCGATGGAGGGTTGAAGCACTTGTAAAGGAGTCACTGCTAGACCCAAGGATTCTTCTAATTTAATCGTGGGGTCTACTACTAAGCTACTTAACCAGATTCCCAGGTAGCTGGCGATTATGCTTCCAAGGTCAAAGGCTGGATCTCCCCAGGCACAACGTTCCCAATCAATCAGTCGCACCATGCTCTGATCCGGTGGTGAAGATGTTGAGAATTGCTCCCAGTCTCTATGAACCAAAATGTTGTTCAATTTTAAGTCATTGTGGGTTAGGCAACTCGGATGCCAGTCAGTTTCCAAATCTGCGATCGCATTTCCCAGACTAGGGTAACGTTGATAGAGGACAAAGAACTTTAAGGCATTGTTAGGGATTGAGCCAAACATTTCTGGGCTAAGCCGTCCGATTCCTTTAGCTGGATTGCCAAAGCGATAGGCAGATGTCCCCTTTGGTACCTGGTCTAGAAAATTACGACATTCTGGTTGATTGAAGGTAACACGATGGAGGTTGGCTAAAACTGTTCCGATATCAGTTGCGATCGCTTCAGGGAAAACTTGGTTTTGATAGTAGAAACTAAACAGGTCGAGATAGTTATTTAGATAGTTGTAGACCAGGATGCAATGATCGGGATCAAAATGAAGGATCTGGGAAACTGATGAAGCTATACAGTGCTGCTCCGGAAACTGCTGCAGCCAGCGATGAAATTGCCACTCATTGAAAAATTCATGATTTATAATACCACCATTATGGGGTCTTTCCTGCTTAACCAGTAGCTGACGATGATCTGAAAAGCTCACCAGTAAATTGAAATTCTTAGCAGGGGCAGCCGATTTCACCTGGATAGATTCTAGGTCTGACGGAGTACACAGCCCTATATCCAATAGATATGAGGAAATCGTTTCAGATGATAGTGGTTGCACAATATTAGTAGATGATCAGTAGATGCACGACTTAAAGAGAAAATGTTTGTTGTTTACCCTTGAGACATTAACCGATAGTAGGGGCAAGTCTTGTGCCTAACCGTAGAACAATCAACACTCAACAGTTAACAAGCAATAATCAGGCTGTTATAGTTTCAGCAGTTATCCCATTGCTCTTTATCTATTGATACTCTAGTTTTCCACTAAAAACTTGCCATTTTGGCGAGACGAAACTGATATTTTTATCTAAAACAGAATTTGTAGACTTACAGAAATCTTGAAGAAAGTCATCCGTCACACTCCTATGGAGGAAAACTAATAATGGAAATTTCTGAGTTACCCATCGGTTTTGAGTTGTTATCCGATGAGGAAACCTTTCTCAATGATCTAGATCAGCAAGATACTATGGTTCAGGGTGGATGTGGTCCGACTCCCCAAACACCAT includes:
- a CDS encoding sugar transferase; this translates as MQSRLKTSSQAGLINEAAVVQLPIRMSRLEAIKFQETCDQLLQKPYCPKLIIADLSQTDFIDSSGIGALVRNHKITQENGVSLILRGINPPVMAVLVMTGLDKKLILDPSYNPTTIAVNWSKAKLPTTHPSTRSWAKRCLDILGGIVGLGITAILFIPIAIAIKLDSPGPIFFSQIRCGWMGKGFRIWKFRSMYTDAEAQKDSVQNQSKDAKIFKNENDPRITRVGRFLRKTSLDELPQFWNVIKGEMSLVGTRPPVPKEVDIYEVPEWQRLNVKPGMTGEWQVHGRSQVRDFADIIKLDLRYQRNWSLMYDLKLIIKTFFILLSKNNGAV
- a CDS encoding glycosyltransferase; protein product: MKVALVHDYLTQKGGAERVFELLCKRFPSADVFTSLYDAQNTIDLGERLVHTTGLQNIPGSTKYFRLLAPFYYPAFRALDLENYDLIISSCSSFAKAVKKKLGAKHVCFCHNVTRFLWDTQTYLKEYGEYRAFSPVIDQVFQLIRKVDLDYAQEPDLYIANSTTVARRIQNIYGKPAMTVNYPINSHKFVFSDQKEDFYLVSSRLLGYKRIDLIIEAFNWLGWPLLISGDGPERERLESKALDNIRFLGYVSDRQRCHLMAKARGVIVAALEDYGLVPIEANASGTPVIAYGAGGVLDTQIPGTTGVFFKRQTPEALQAALLEAREIPWNYAKIRDHALSHFTEDVFFNTVGQIIDKTVRGQPVNVSYSLPHSAKVPTLAR
- a CDS encoding T3SS effector HopA1 family protein — its product is MLFDNPFPNQQQAALEDIVKNIEIQSNFCINHPNYQPFTIADETVARFQQLPQDIQHKYLSLLLRNFLYGIYYNGYLRTPLALHTNSADIAPHQNLENNTLLGIDLDFYQQLHAKNQGTGYFDANWQVISEESDGSIAVTKGSLTMHIEREIHLKSEEKYASIGSIVAIRMPKNLMQNGFYVAVGNVGQERQGNGDIDSKTGRIYFNLTPDGAIAVMDSMTKYLNAAAIPFTFKVLYNPSEYKRHDCGVLYFERCDSEVVFGVMQTIYLPNRCHFRPEVPLFTKFLAPGLSFAEEPTKKFTSQESFGMNRCQIVANGLMQAWQNGNNTPEERLNAIRQQFSELGIEWERPYLNHD
- a CDS encoding phosphotransferase family protein, with translation MQPLSSETISSYLLDIGLCTPSDLESIQVKSAAPAKNFNLLVSFSDHRQLLVKQERPHNGGIINHEFFNEWQFHRWLQQFPEQHCIASSVSQILHFDPDHCILVYNYLNNYLDLFSFYYQNQVFPEAIATDIGTVLANLHRVTFNQPECRNFLDQVPKGTSAYRFGNPAKGIGRLSPEMFGSIPNNALKFFVLYQRYPSLGNAIADLETDWHPSCLTHNDLKLNNILVHRDWEQFSTSSPPDQSMVRLIDWERCAWGDPAFDLGSIIASYLGIWLSSLVVDPTIKLEESLGLAVTPLQVLQPSIAALTQAYLTAFPGIESARPNWLKRVVQFTGLALIYQIQAMIYYQKSFDNTGICMLQVAKSLLCRPQQSVPTVFGISESQLISNPVIP